In the Epinephelus lanceolatus isolate andai-2023 chromosome 6, ASM4190304v1, whole genome shotgun sequence genome, one interval contains:
- the nhsa gene encoding actin remodeling regulator NHS isoform X2, protein MPFAKRVVEPQLLCRHQIPNEDAVLFEDLVSISNVALSRTLRQLSDLAKHACSIFQELETELTSTNLRVRGLQSKISQLQQGCSELDPKQEAVPVSNLDVESKLTAHYQAPWHQQRNVFHPSTRPACVVDLHRQANLSLWAAHRDHQRRRSGSRERRVTISISAMPPMPMYPSPHIVQRNDKRGQSLTTFESTRSSSPTECCHFSPWSRKAAPSDPDTDGVALGHRPKFPIPNIPSTLDKQTNWSKALPLPTPEERMKTNSQVITSCVIPINVTGVGFDRDASVRCSLVHSQSVLQRRRKLRRRRTVAGVPRQVQQDLDSDDSPGSRERTVIVHASPNITPSNEELASHLSTRDSGCQTEDFLISGAPSRRRIRAQRGQGVSLSLSHSAGNILCLPDSADAMFSASVGARLRSRSLPRDGSRMIDNGHHDSDDDEEELSPFNAEDFLPGPGELILKDEEESTDDQAMSERQLGLKYTQLSESPERSWMERTRSQLPRKADMGSCEISSSSDTFSSPVHSVSAAGVLGGQMDHKEDHQSSSGNWSGSSSTCPSQTSETIPPAASPPLTGSSHCDSELSLNAATHANDDQTSFMLDHYQGLRTQRAGSFSSTAMDILEEAGSSTPIEGEWSYPHSDPARSQDFSPEPSREAESSLGCPSFTSMATCESSYSDKPPSEKADTVSHYSVDTEGYYTSMHFDCGIKGSKSFTYNYAASGSDCGLSDSSGHMTLGRRCLSLRKPKAKPCPPRRSSSLRKICSEGNIPDNKEPKISCGQQLPLSSKDRKLQLVLSSSQSHIENSSLVREPLVVWGESADLPDLGVFSSTDAHSFKDEGVVQSDYADLWLLNDLKSSDPYRSLSNSSTATGTTVIECIKSQESSESQTSQSDSRATTPSLPSVEGEFKLKSPEKLAGLASPSSGYSSQSETPTSSFPSAFFPGPLSPSSGKRKPKVPERKSSLSSLSLQSLSSSSKRDLELPVIPPTHLDLSALHSVSSNKASAYRTQIQMLHQNKQKAAVTAKPVAVPNSEVFNVHPMSITPSVLHSVQLRSINKEHEGSHEDKTTSRLKCPTVNLTSTVSCSKSVELKSPLLHNSHHTPAKGSYESVFTSNEELTDGEAACQNEMRNKQAPLESMTAFTLQSEPSLDVPERTAGHEGEACREVVETAVCSSQSEPLDQQRTEPSEEEAPGLSVQQSSPQRSNGLDKVPATDGQSEALQESSISDDGSRDVEHESSGASAESASQDGKEESTAETEDYLSKDSSPSDNAVSPLSDESRPDDDSVFLSPTKARTTEDLFAMIHRSKRKVLGRKDSTELNARNRLSAALGNTPPSSTVSSPVSLVSPSSAVTPPGLHRVSGPIYRNAKKSSTSNEEFKLLLLKKGSRSESSYRMSATEILKSPISSKSPGDSLMESPRQPEEPASPLQHQQHQSGPDQLSSPYPKANAEGFSPKSFSTSAASRQGRSRIPPPANSSRYGMRSRLYSAPMQAISEGETENSDGSPHDDRSSQGST, encoded by the exons cGGTGTCCAACCTGGATGTGGAGAGTAAGCTGACAGCACATTACCAAGCTCCCTGGCACCAGCAGAGGAACGTTTTCCACCCCTCCACACGGCCAGCATGTGTTGTAGACCTCCACAGGCAAGCCAACCTCAGCCTGTGGGCCGCGCACCGAG ATCACCAGAGGAGACGATCCGGCAGCAGGGAGCGGAGAGTGACCATCTCGATCTCTGCGATGCCCCCCATGCCCATGTACCCTTCCCCACACATCGTCCAAAGGAACGACAAGAGAGGCCAAAGTTTGACAACG TTTGAATCCACCCGCTCCTCCTCCCCTACCGAATGTTGCCACTTCTCTCCCTGGAGCAGAAAG GCTGCGCCCTCTGACCCTGACACTGACGGGGTGGCTTTAGGTCACCGGCCTAAGTTTCCCATCCCTAACATCCCCTCCACCCTGGACAAGCAGACTAACTGGTCTAAAGCCCTGCCGCTGCCCACCCCAGAGGAAAGAATGAAAACCAATTCACAAGTCATCACCTCATGCGTCATCCCCATTAATGTGACTG GCGTTGGCTTTGACAGAGATGCTAGTGTGCGCTGCTCGCTCGTTCACTCGCAGTCTGTgcttcagaggaggaggaagctgaGGAGACGGAGGACTGTCGCCGGTGTTCCCCGACAGGTGCAGCAAGATTTAG aCTCTGATGACTCTCCTGGTTCCAGAGAGCGGACTGTGATAGTTCATGCCAGTCCCAACATCACTCCCTCCAACGAGGAGCTGGCCAGCCATCTCAGCACCAGAGACTCAGGTTGCCAGACAGAAGACTTTTTGATCTCAGGAGCGCCGTCTCGGAGGAGGATCAGGGCCCAGAGAGGCCAGGGagtctccctctccctctcccactctGCAGGCAACATCTTGTGCCTGCCAGACAGCGCTGACGCCATGTTCTCCGCCTCTGTGGGTGCACGCCTGCGCTCCCGGAGTCTGCCCAGAGACGGGAGCCGGATGATAGACAACGGGCATCATGACAGCGACGACGATGAGGAGGAGCTCTCCCCCTTTAATGCTGAGGACTTCCTGCCGGGACCTGGAGAGTTGATTCTGAAGGATGAAGAAGAGAGCACGGATGATCAGGCCATGTCTGAACGCCAGCTGGGCCTCAAGTACACGCAGCTGTCAGAGAGTCCGGAGCGCAGCTGGATGGAGAGGACCAGATCCCAACTGCCCAGGAAGGCCGACATGGGCAGTTGTGAGATCTCATCCAGCTCGGACACCTTCAGTAGCCCCGTCCATTCTGTCTCAGCTGCGGGGGTGCTGGGAGGACAAATGGACCATAAGGAGGACCACCAGTCCTCGAGTGGGAACTGGAGCGGGAGCAGCTCCACCTGCCCCTCACAGACCTCAGAGACAATCCCCCCAGCAGCCTCTCCACCTCTGACGGGCTCCTCACACTGTGACTCTGAGCTCTCCCTCAACGCCGCCACTCACGCCAACGATGACCAGACTAGCTTCATGCTGGACCACTACCAGGGTCTCAGGACCCAGCGGGCGGGCTCCTTCTCCTCCACAGCTATGGACATATTAGAGGAAGCAGGGTCCAGCACTCCCATCGAGGGGGAGTGGAGTTACCCCCACTCTGACCCTGCACGCTCACAGGACTTCAGCCCTGAGCCGAGCAGAGAGGCTGAGAGCAGCCTGGGCTGCCCCAGCTTCACCAGCATGGCCACCTGCGAGAGCAGCTACTCTGACAAACCTCCGTCGGAGAAAGCCGACACCGTCTCACACTACTCCGTAGACACTGAAGGCTACTACACCTCAATGCACTTTGACTGTGGTATAAAAGGTAGCAAAAGCTTCACTTATAACTATGCAGCCTCGGGCTCTGATTGCGGCCTGTCTGACTCAAGTGGTCACATGACTCTGGGGAGGCGCTGCCTCTCTTTAAGAAAACCAAAGGCGAAGCCATGtccgcctaggaggagttcatCCTTAAGAAAAATATGCAGTGAGGGAAACATCCCTGACAATAAAGAACCAAAGATTTCGTGCGGGCAGCAACTTCCACTGTCTTCCAAGGATAGGAAACTGCAGCTGGTTTTATCCAGCTCTCAAAGTCATATAGAAAACTCTTCACTAGTCAGAGAGCCCCTTGTGGTGTGGGGGGAGTCAGCTGATCTACCTGACTTAGGCGTGTTTAGCTCCACAGATGCACATTCGTTTAAGGATGAGGGGGTTGTACAGTCAGACTATGCAGATCTGTGGCTCCTGAACGATTTAAAATCCAGTGACCCATACCGATCTTTGTCGAACTCTAGCACAGCAACAGGTACAACTGTCATTGAATGCATCAAGTCACAGGAAAGCTCCGAGTCTCAGACGTCCCAGTCCGACTCCAGAGCCACCACCCCCTCACTTCCATCAGTGGAGGGAGAGTTCAAGCTCAAGTCTCCAGAGAAGCTGGCAGGCCTGGCCAGCCCATCCAGCGGCTACTCGAGTCAGTCAGaaacccccacctcctccttccCCTCCGCCTTCTTTCCTGGACCGCTGTCACCATCCAGCGGCAAGAGGAAGCCCAAAGTCCCTGAGAGGAAGTCCTCTCTTTCGTCGCTGTCACTGCAGTCGCTGTCCTCCTCCTCGAAGAGAGACCTGGAGCTGCCAGTAATCCCTCCAACCCACCTCGACTTAAGTGCCCTTCACAGTGTCAGCAGCAACAAGGCTTCAGCGTACAGGACGCAGATTCAGATGcttcaccaaaacaaacaaaaagctgcagtgacAGCCAAACCTGTCGCTGTTCCTAACTCAGAGGTGTTTAACGTCCACCCCATGTCCATCACACCCTCAGTGCTGCACTCAGTACAGCTCCGATCCATCAATAAGGAACATGAAGGAAGCCACGAGGACAAAACAACTTCCAGACTCAAATGTCCCACTGTGAACTTGACTAGCACTGTTTCCTGTAGTAAATCTGTAGAGCTCAAGAGTCCCCTGTTACACAACTCACATCACACGCCCGCCAAGGGGTCGTATGAGTCCGTGTTTACCTCAAACGAAGAGCTCACAGACGGAGAAGCAGCATGTCAGAATGAGATGAGGAACAAGCAGGCTCCTTTAGAGAGCATGACGGCATTCACGCTGCAGTCAGAGCCGTCGTTAGACGTCCCTGAGAGGACCGCAGGTCATGAAGGAGAGGCATGCAGAGAGGTAGTAGAAACAGCTGTCTGCAGCTCGCAGTCGGAGCCTTTAGATCAGCAGAGAACTGAGCCGTCTGAAGAAGAAGCACCAGGTCTCTCTGTTCAGCAAAGTTCACCACAGAGATCCAACGGTCTTGATAAAGTGCCTGCTACTGACGGCCAATCAGAGGCGTTGCAAGAGAGCTCGATCAGTGATGACGGGAGCAGAGATGTGGAACATGAGTCGTCAGGTGCTTCAGCCGAGAGTGCCTCCCAGGACGGCAAGGAAGAGtccacagcagagacagaggattacttaagtaaag ACTCTTCACCCAGTGACAACGCAGTGTCCCCTCTGAGTGATGAGTCAAGGCCAGACGATGACAGCGTGTTTCTGTCCCCCACCAAGGCTCGGACCACTGAGGATCTGTTCGCTATGATTCACAG GTCCAAAAGGAAAGTGTTGGGCAGGAAGGATTCCACTGAGCTGAATGCGAGGAACCGGCTCAGTGCTGCGTTGGGGAACACGCCACCCAGCAGCACCGTGAGCTCCCCCGTCTCACTGGTGTCCCCCTCCTCTGCTGTCACCCCACCAGGCCTGCATAGAGTCTCCGGTCCCATCTACAGGAATGCAAAGAAGTCCAGCACCTCCAACGAGGAATTCAAACTCCTGTTGCTCAAAAAGGGCAGTCGCTCCGAGTCAAGTTACCGCATGTCAGCGACAGAGATCCTCAAGAGCCCCATCTCTTCTAAATCTCCTGGAGACTCCCTGATGGAGTCGCCAAGACAGCCCGAGGAGCCCGCCTCTCCCCTGCAACATCAGCAGCACCAATCAGGACCAGATCAGCTCTCCAGTCCCTATCCCAAAGCCAACGCTGAGGGCTTCTCCCCGAAATCCTTCTCCACATCCGCAGCTTCCAGGCAGGGCCGCTCCAGAATCCCCCCACCCGCCAACAGCAGCCGATACGGCATGCGCAGCAGACTGTACTCAGCGCCCATGCAGGCGATCTCTGAGGGCGAGACAGAGAACTCAGACGGGAGTCCTCATGACGACCGCTCATCACAGGGCTCCACGTAG
- the nhsa gene encoding actin remodeling regulator NHS isoform X1, whose protein sequence is MPFAKRVVEPQLLCRHQIPNEDAVLFEDLVSISNVALSRTLRQLSDLAKHACSIFQELETELTSTNLRVRGLQSKISQLQQGCSELDPKQEAVPVSNLDVESKLTAHYQAPWHQQRNVFHPSTRPACVVDLHRQANLSLWAAHRDHQRRRSGSRERRVTISISAMPPMPMYPSPHIVQRNDKRGQSLTTFESTRSSSPTECCHFSPWSRKAAPSDPDTDGVALGHRPKFPIPNIPSTLDKQTNWSKALPLPTPEERMKTNSQVITSCVIPINVTGVGFDRDASVRCSLVHSQSVLQRRRKLRRRRTVAGVPRQVQQDLDSDDSPGSRERTVIVHASPNITPSNEELASHLSTRDSGCQTEDFLISGAPSRRRIRAQRGQGVSLSLSHSAGNILCLPDSADAMFSASVGARLRSRSLPRDGSRMIDNGHHDSDDDEEELSPFNAEDFLPGPGELILKDEEESTDDQAMSERQLGLKYTQLSESPERSWMERTRSQLPRKADMGSCEISSSSDTFSSPVHSVSAAGVLGGQMDHKEDHQSSSGNWSGSSSTCPSQTSETIPPAASPPLTGSSHCDSELSLNAATHANDDQTSFMLDHYQGLRTQRAGSFSSTAMDILEEAGSSTPIEGEWSYPHSDPARSQDFSPEPSREAESSLGCPSFTSMATCESSYSDKPPSEKADTVSHYSVDTEGYYTSMHFDCGIKGSKSFTYNYAASGSDCGLSDSSGHMTLGRRCLSLRKPKAKPCPPRRSSSLRKICSEGNIPDNKEPKISCGQQLPLSSKDRKLQLVLSSSQSHIENSSLVREPLVVWGESADLPDLGVFSSTDAHSFKDEGVVQSDYADLWLLNDLKSSDPYRSLSNSSTATGTTVIECIKSQESSESQTSQSDSRATTPSLPSVEGEFKLKSPEKLAGLASPSSGYSSQSETPTSSFPSAFFPGPLSPSSGKRKPKVPERKSSLSSLSLQSLSSSSKRDLELPVIPPTHLDLSALHSVSSNKASAYRTQIQMLHQNKQKAAVTAKPVAVPNSEVFNVHPMSITPSVLHSVQLRSINKEHEGSHEDKTTSRLKCPTVNLTSTVSCSKSVELKSPLLHNSHHTPAKGSYESVFTSNEELTDGEAACQNEMRNKQAPLESMTAFTLQSEPSLDVPERTAGHEGEACREVVETAVCSSQSEPLDQQRTEPSEEEAPGLSVQQSSPQRSNGLDKVPATDGQSEALQESSISDDGSRDVEHESSGASAESASQDGKEESTAETEDYLSKADSSPSDNAVSPLSDESRPDDDSVFLSPTKARTTEDLFAMIHRSKRKVLGRKDSTELNARNRLSAALGNTPPSSTVSSPVSLVSPSSAVTPPGLHRVSGPIYRNAKKSSTSNEEFKLLLLKKGSRSESSYRMSATEILKSPISSKSPGDSLMESPRQPEEPASPLQHQQHQSGPDQLSSPYPKANAEGFSPKSFSTSAASRQGRSRIPPPANSSRYGMRSRLYSAPMQAISEGETENSDGSPHDDRSSQGST, encoded by the exons cGGTGTCCAACCTGGATGTGGAGAGTAAGCTGACAGCACATTACCAAGCTCCCTGGCACCAGCAGAGGAACGTTTTCCACCCCTCCACACGGCCAGCATGTGTTGTAGACCTCCACAGGCAAGCCAACCTCAGCCTGTGGGCCGCGCACCGAG ATCACCAGAGGAGACGATCCGGCAGCAGGGAGCGGAGAGTGACCATCTCGATCTCTGCGATGCCCCCCATGCCCATGTACCCTTCCCCACACATCGTCCAAAGGAACGACAAGAGAGGCCAAAGTTTGACAACG TTTGAATCCACCCGCTCCTCCTCCCCTACCGAATGTTGCCACTTCTCTCCCTGGAGCAGAAAG GCTGCGCCCTCTGACCCTGACACTGACGGGGTGGCTTTAGGTCACCGGCCTAAGTTTCCCATCCCTAACATCCCCTCCACCCTGGACAAGCAGACTAACTGGTCTAAAGCCCTGCCGCTGCCCACCCCAGAGGAAAGAATGAAAACCAATTCACAAGTCATCACCTCATGCGTCATCCCCATTAATGTGACTG GCGTTGGCTTTGACAGAGATGCTAGTGTGCGCTGCTCGCTCGTTCACTCGCAGTCTGTgcttcagaggaggaggaagctgaGGAGACGGAGGACTGTCGCCGGTGTTCCCCGACAGGTGCAGCAAGATTTAG aCTCTGATGACTCTCCTGGTTCCAGAGAGCGGACTGTGATAGTTCATGCCAGTCCCAACATCACTCCCTCCAACGAGGAGCTGGCCAGCCATCTCAGCACCAGAGACTCAGGTTGCCAGACAGAAGACTTTTTGATCTCAGGAGCGCCGTCTCGGAGGAGGATCAGGGCCCAGAGAGGCCAGGGagtctccctctccctctcccactctGCAGGCAACATCTTGTGCCTGCCAGACAGCGCTGACGCCATGTTCTCCGCCTCTGTGGGTGCACGCCTGCGCTCCCGGAGTCTGCCCAGAGACGGGAGCCGGATGATAGACAACGGGCATCATGACAGCGACGACGATGAGGAGGAGCTCTCCCCCTTTAATGCTGAGGACTTCCTGCCGGGACCTGGAGAGTTGATTCTGAAGGATGAAGAAGAGAGCACGGATGATCAGGCCATGTCTGAACGCCAGCTGGGCCTCAAGTACACGCAGCTGTCAGAGAGTCCGGAGCGCAGCTGGATGGAGAGGACCAGATCCCAACTGCCCAGGAAGGCCGACATGGGCAGTTGTGAGATCTCATCCAGCTCGGACACCTTCAGTAGCCCCGTCCATTCTGTCTCAGCTGCGGGGGTGCTGGGAGGACAAATGGACCATAAGGAGGACCACCAGTCCTCGAGTGGGAACTGGAGCGGGAGCAGCTCCACCTGCCCCTCACAGACCTCAGAGACAATCCCCCCAGCAGCCTCTCCACCTCTGACGGGCTCCTCACACTGTGACTCTGAGCTCTCCCTCAACGCCGCCACTCACGCCAACGATGACCAGACTAGCTTCATGCTGGACCACTACCAGGGTCTCAGGACCCAGCGGGCGGGCTCCTTCTCCTCCACAGCTATGGACATATTAGAGGAAGCAGGGTCCAGCACTCCCATCGAGGGGGAGTGGAGTTACCCCCACTCTGACCCTGCACGCTCACAGGACTTCAGCCCTGAGCCGAGCAGAGAGGCTGAGAGCAGCCTGGGCTGCCCCAGCTTCACCAGCATGGCCACCTGCGAGAGCAGCTACTCTGACAAACCTCCGTCGGAGAAAGCCGACACCGTCTCACACTACTCCGTAGACACTGAAGGCTACTACACCTCAATGCACTTTGACTGTGGTATAAAAGGTAGCAAAAGCTTCACTTATAACTATGCAGCCTCGGGCTCTGATTGCGGCCTGTCTGACTCAAGTGGTCACATGACTCTGGGGAGGCGCTGCCTCTCTTTAAGAAAACCAAAGGCGAAGCCATGtccgcctaggaggagttcatCCTTAAGAAAAATATGCAGTGAGGGAAACATCCCTGACAATAAAGAACCAAAGATTTCGTGCGGGCAGCAACTTCCACTGTCTTCCAAGGATAGGAAACTGCAGCTGGTTTTATCCAGCTCTCAAAGTCATATAGAAAACTCTTCACTAGTCAGAGAGCCCCTTGTGGTGTGGGGGGAGTCAGCTGATCTACCTGACTTAGGCGTGTTTAGCTCCACAGATGCACATTCGTTTAAGGATGAGGGGGTTGTACAGTCAGACTATGCAGATCTGTGGCTCCTGAACGATTTAAAATCCAGTGACCCATACCGATCTTTGTCGAACTCTAGCACAGCAACAGGTACAACTGTCATTGAATGCATCAAGTCACAGGAAAGCTCCGAGTCTCAGACGTCCCAGTCCGACTCCAGAGCCACCACCCCCTCACTTCCATCAGTGGAGGGAGAGTTCAAGCTCAAGTCTCCAGAGAAGCTGGCAGGCCTGGCCAGCCCATCCAGCGGCTACTCGAGTCAGTCAGaaacccccacctcctccttccCCTCCGCCTTCTTTCCTGGACCGCTGTCACCATCCAGCGGCAAGAGGAAGCCCAAAGTCCCTGAGAGGAAGTCCTCTCTTTCGTCGCTGTCACTGCAGTCGCTGTCCTCCTCCTCGAAGAGAGACCTGGAGCTGCCAGTAATCCCTCCAACCCACCTCGACTTAAGTGCCCTTCACAGTGTCAGCAGCAACAAGGCTTCAGCGTACAGGACGCAGATTCAGATGcttcaccaaaacaaacaaaaagctgcagtgacAGCCAAACCTGTCGCTGTTCCTAACTCAGAGGTGTTTAACGTCCACCCCATGTCCATCACACCCTCAGTGCTGCACTCAGTACAGCTCCGATCCATCAATAAGGAACATGAAGGAAGCCACGAGGACAAAACAACTTCCAGACTCAAATGTCCCACTGTGAACTTGACTAGCACTGTTTCCTGTAGTAAATCTGTAGAGCTCAAGAGTCCCCTGTTACACAACTCACATCACACGCCCGCCAAGGGGTCGTATGAGTCCGTGTTTACCTCAAACGAAGAGCTCACAGACGGAGAAGCAGCATGTCAGAATGAGATGAGGAACAAGCAGGCTCCTTTAGAGAGCATGACGGCATTCACGCTGCAGTCAGAGCCGTCGTTAGACGTCCCTGAGAGGACCGCAGGTCATGAAGGAGAGGCATGCAGAGAGGTAGTAGAAACAGCTGTCTGCAGCTCGCAGTCGGAGCCTTTAGATCAGCAGAGAACTGAGCCGTCTGAAGAAGAAGCACCAGGTCTCTCTGTTCAGCAAAGTTCACCACAGAGATCCAACGGTCTTGATAAAGTGCCTGCTACTGACGGCCAATCAGAGGCGTTGCAAGAGAGCTCGATCAGTGATGACGGGAGCAGAGATGTGGAACATGAGTCGTCAGGTGCTTCAGCCGAGAGTGCCTCCCAGGACGGCAAGGAAGAGtccacagcagagacagaggattacttaagtaaag CAGACTCTTCACCCAGTGACAACGCAGTGTCCCCTCTGAGTGATGAGTCAAGGCCAGACGATGACAGCGTGTTTCTGTCCCCCACCAAGGCTCGGACCACTGAGGATCTGTTCGCTATGATTCACAG GTCCAAAAGGAAAGTGTTGGGCAGGAAGGATTCCACTGAGCTGAATGCGAGGAACCGGCTCAGTGCTGCGTTGGGGAACACGCCACCCAGCAGCACCGTGAGCTCCCCCGTCTCACTGGTGTCCCCCTCCTCTGCTGTCACCCCACCAGGCCTGCATAGAGTCTCCGGTCCCATCTACAGGAATGCAAAGAAGTCCAGCACCTCCAACGAGGAATTCAAACTCCTGTTGCTCAAAAAGGGCAGTCGCTCCGAGTCAAGTTACCGCATGTCAGCGACAGAGATCCTCAAGAGCCCCATCTCTTCTAAATCTCCTGGAGACTCCCTGATGGAGTCGCCAAGACAGCCCGAGGAGCCCGCCTCTCCCCTGCAACATCAGCAGCACCAATCAGGACCAGATCAGCTCTCCAGTCCCTATCCCAAAGCCAACGCTGAGGGCTTCTCCCCGAAATCCTTCTCCACATCCGCAGCTTCCAGGCAGGGCCGCTCCAGAATCCCCCCACCCGCCAACAGCAGCCGATACGGCATGCGCAGCAGACTGTACTCAGCGCCCATGCAGGCGATCTCTGAGGGCGAGACAGAGAACTCAGACGGGAGTCCTCATGACGACCGCTCATCACAGGGCTCCACGTAG